The Phormidium yuhuli AB48 DNA window CGGGCGATTAAGCTGAAGCCAGAACAGTCAGAAGCCTGGTACAATCGCGGTCAACTTTTATCCCTGTTAAATCAACATCAAGAAGCCGTCAGAAGTTTGGGCAAAGCCTTTCAAATCCAGAATAGTCTGTTACAAGCAACGGCGATGTGATTTGACAGTGAAATTGATATTTCTTGGGGAACCCTCTTAAAAAGCACTCGTCTATTTGTATTGAAATGCACTATACTTTAAGAGGTTATGTGCATCCCCAAAACATCAAAAGAATCCACGGGTGTCTCTGCCTGATATCTTGTGTAAACCTGTGGAGGCTAAAATGGGCAATACCATTATTGGAACCTTAATTTCAGACCTGATTATTCCTGGGGGAAATATCCAGGGCGAACCTCTCCCTGACTTATCAGGGGATGACATCATCGACGGCGTGGGTGGCAATAACGTCATTGCTGCCAGTGATGGCAATGATAGCGTTGTCGGCGGTTCTGGGAACGACTTATTATTCGGGAACCAGGGCGACGACACCCTACGGGGTGGACCCGGAAACGATACCCTGTATGGAGGACAAGGGAATGATGTCCTCTTCGGAGACTCGGGGAATAACTATCTCTCGGGCGATCGCGGTAACGATACCATTTTCGGCGGCAGTGGTAACGATGTCATCTTCGGGGGAGAAGGAGACGACTACCTCGTCGCCGGTGAGGGGAATAATACCATCTCCGGGGGAGAAGGAAACGACATCATTGAAGGGGGAAATGGCGATGATTTACTCTTCGGCAACCAAGGCAACGATGTTATCCGCACCGGAGATGGTAATAATACAGTCTATGGAGGGGCTGGGGATGACACCATTTTCGCCGGCCCTGGCAATAACTTCCTCTCCGGCGACTTAGGGGCTGATGTTCTCGTTGGAGGTGACGGAGAAGATACCTTTGCCATGTCTCGCCGCAGTGCCGACGTCACCAGTGGCGGCGTCAACCTCTCTGATGCCGATCGCATTCAGAACTTTGTCCGGGGTCGCGATCGCTTATTCCTGGATGGCTTACCCTTTGCTGATGTCAGCATCGAAGTGAATGGAAATAACTCCATCATCAAAGATACTGTTACTAACCAGTTCCTCGCGGTGGTTGAAGGGGTATCTGACCTTGATGCGACGGACTTCTCCAGTGAGATTGCCGATCCTGAACCCCCGCGCACCTTTGAGTTTGTGGATGAAAATGGTCAACCCATCAACCTCTATCAATTTGACCAGGCGGACGGAGGAAGTACCGCTGGTGTCTTAGTTCCCCGCAGTATCTTTATTCGACGCAGTGGAACCACTGGGGAAGACAACCTCTTGTTCAACAAAATCCCCGCTACCGCCTTTGAAGGGGTGGACTTTCAAGGCCCCGGTTCTGGGGTGGAGTTATTGAACGGACAACGCCTCGTTAGCTTTGCTGATGGACAAGGAACTGTCGCCTTTGACATCAATCTCATTAACGAAGTCTTGGGAACGGATGCTGAAGGGGGCGATCGGTTCTTCTCCTTACAACTGAGGAAAGATACGGTCGTTGTTGATAACGCCAACTTCCTGATTCGTCGTCAACCGGCTGGTGCGCCTCTCGGTGGTGGCTTTACGTTTACTCGAAAAGATAAAACGATTGGAGGTGGTTCGACAGATGGGGCTGCTGAGGGAGTCTTTGGTGTCACCGGAAACCCTGACTTCATCCGTTTTACAATCTTCCGCGCCAACGCCGATGTCGAAGCCAGCGTTGATGTAATTACAAGTCCTGGAACCACCAACCCCGCCATTGGCGTCACCGATATCTCCGAACTCGGGACAAACCCAGGAGAGGGCGACTTCAAACAATTTACACAAACCGTTACCTTTGGCGTCAATCAGCTTTCCCGTTCATTTGAAGTCCCTGTTAGCTTTGACACTCTGGGTTCCTCTATCATGCGGGTTGCCCTCCAGGGAGACCAACTGGGTGCTTTTCCCACCGCAGACGTCAATATCCTCTAAGGATTCTGAGTACATCCTCAACTCCAACCTCATCTCAACACCCCCCTGTGGGGTGTTTTTTTTGCCTCCCACCCCCTCCTCCAACCTCTGTGACCTCCGTGACTCTGTGGTTCCCCCCGCCCCCTTGACATAAAAAATCCATTTTGCTATAATAAAACCATAAATAAAGCTTCACCCCTCAATACAAAGCGCACCAAAATTTTGATTGAGGTTGGCAAGGCTTCGCGGTCCCGGTGCGGGCCGCGCAAAGCCAAACATCTAAGCAGCGCAATTTTTTTCTCCGTATTAACGTACAGAAATCAGACACAAAAACTGGGGGCATCACACCCCCAGTCTGAGCAACCACAAGAGGGCAACCACGAGAGAGCAACCACAAGAGATTGCCCCTACGCATCCTCAACCGGATGACGCTCCCTAATCAAACGAATCGCGCGACTGACACTCTCCGGTAGAATCACCACCAAACTATCCTTAGGCGCCTCATCCAGAGCAATATTAATCGCCTTCTCCTCACTGAGAATCGACTCATAGCGAGCATCAGGATTCACCTCCTGAATCCCCTTACAAATCCAATCCGCCGCATCTCCCCGAGGTCGTCCCCGAGTATCATCATCCTCCTTGACAATAATTTGGTCGAAAATCTCCGCCGAGAGACGGCCCAACTCCACAAAATCCTCATCCCGACGATCGCCCGGGCCCCCAATCACCCCAATACAAGACCCCGGCCAATTGCGGACAAAGCCCCCCAACGCCTCATAACTCGCTGCATTGTGAGCATAATCCACCAAAGCATGGAAATCCCCCAAATCAAAGAGATTCATCCGTCCCGGCGTTTGGTCAACCGACGCCTTAAACGTCGCCAACCCCGCGCGAATCGCCTCCAACTCAACCCCTTGCACATAGGTCGCAATACAAGCGGCTAACGCATTCGCAATCATAAACGGTGCCATCCCCTTCAACGTCAGAGGAACCTCATCCGCCTTAGCAATCCGAACCATCGAACCGCCATCGAGAACCGTCAGATAGCCATCCTGATACACCGCCGCCTTCCCGCCATTCTCCACATGACTCCGCACAATCTCATTATCCGGATTCATCGAAAAATAGGCGATATGGGAGCGCAAATTCTTCGCCATCCCCGCCACCAACACATCATCAGCATTGAGAACCGCATAGCCATCGGGGTGAACCGCCTCCGCCACCACCGCTTTCACACTGGCCATCTGTTCAATCGTATCAATATCACCAATGCCCAAATGGTCAGCCGCAACATTCAACACCACCCCCACATTGGCCTCCTCAAAAGCCAAGCCAGAGCGCAAAATCCCCCCACGAGCGGTTTCCAACACCGCCATCTCCACCGTGGGGTCTCCCAAAATCAGGCCCGCACTTTGGGGACCCGTATTATCACCGGCCTCAGCCAAAAAGTCACCAATATAGGTTCCATCCGTCGTGGTATAGCCCACCACCTGGCCCGTCTGCTTACAAATATGAGCAATCAAACGAGTGGTCGTGGTCTTACCATTGGTTCCCGTAATCGAGATAATCGGCACACTGTGGGGAGTTCCTGGGGGAAACAGCATATCCAAAACCGGCTTAGCCACATTGCGAGGAGTCCCTTCACTCGGACTCACGTGCATCCGGAACCCAGGGGCCGCGTTCACTTCCACAATCACCCCATCCGTCTCCCGTAGCGGCCGGGAAATATCCGAGGTGACAATATCCATGCCGATAATATCTAAGCCAATAATCTTAGCCACCCGTTCAGCAATCCAGCGGTTTTCCGGGTGAATCTCATCGGTGCGATCAATGGCAATTCCCCCCGTACTGAGATTAGCCGTAGCCCGCAGATAGCAGACCTGACCCCGCTCCGGGATACTATGAGCATCCAAGCCTTGACGGTCGAGCCATTGCAAACTGGTATTATCCAACTTCAGCCGCGTCAGGATATTGTCATGGCCATCTCCCCGGCGGGGATCTTGATTCACATCATCTACCAACTCAGCAATAGTAGATTGGCCATCTCCCACCACATGGGCCGGGACTCGTTCCGCCACCGCCACCAACTTACCATCAATCACCAGAACCCGGTGGTCTTGGCCTTCGTAGTAGCGCTCCACAATCACCGATCGCGTCTTCGACTCCTCACTCGCCGCATCATAGGCCGCCTCAGCATCCTGCCAATCATCGATATTGATGGTAATCCCACGACCATGATTGCCATCGAGGGGTTTAATCACCACGGGATAGCCTCCCACATCGGCGATCGCATCTTCAAGTTCATCCAGATAATGAATCACCGTTCCCCGAGGAACCGGAATCCCCGCATCGGCCAGAATCGTTTTCGTCCCTTCCTTATCACAGGCCAATTCCACCCCCAGGATGCCACTATTATCCGTGAGCGTTGCTTGAACCCGTTTCTGATGAACCCCAGTCCCAAAGCGAATCATGGCCCGCGCACTCAACTGGTCCCAAGGGATATAACGCCGTTCCGCCTCCCGAATCAGGGCTTCCGTACTCGGCCCCAAGGCCGCCTCATCCCGTAAATCCTCTAAATCCGTTAAATCCTGTTCCAACTCAGCCAGGGGATAACGGCCCGTCTCCACAATGCTGGTACACATCCGCACCGCTGCCCGCGCTGCATAACGGCCCGCCCGCTCATCTTTATACTCAAAGACGACATTATAAACTCCCGCCGTCGCCGTCGAGCGAGCGCGACCAAAGCCCACCTCCATCCCCGCCAGGGTTTGCAGTTCCAACGCCACATGTTCAATTACATGACCGAGTAACGTTCCCTCCTTAACCCGTTTCAGGAAGCCACCGCGATG harbors:
- a CDS encoding calcium-binding protein translates to MEAKMGNTIIGTLISDLIIPGGNIQGEPLPDLSGDDIIDGVGGNNVIAASDGNDSVVGGSGNDLLFGNQGDDTLRGGPGNDTLYGGQGNDVLFGDSGNNYLSGDRGNDTIFGGSGNDVIFGGEGDDYLVAGEGNNTISGGEGNDIIEGGNGDDLLFGNQGNDVIRTGDGNNTVYGGAGDDTIFAGPGNNFLSGDLGADVLVGGDGEDTFAMSRRSADVTSGGVNLSDADRIQNFVRGRDRLFLDGLPFADVSIEVNGNNSIIKDTVTNQFLAVVEGVSDLDATDFSSEIADPEPPRTFEFVDENGQPINLYQFDQADGGSTAGVLVPRSIFIRRSGTTGEDNLLFNKIPATAFEGVDFQGPGSGVELLNGQRLVSFADGQGTVAFDINLINEVLGTDAEGGDRFFSLQLRKDTVVVDNANFLIRRQPAGAPLGGGFTFTRKDKTIGGGSTDGAAEGVFGVTGNPDFIRFTIFRANADVEASVDVITSPGTTNPAIGVTDISELGTNPGEGDFKQFTQTVTFGVNQLSRSFEVPVSFDTLGSSIMRVALQGDQLGAFPTADVNIL
- the cphA gene encoding cyanophycin synthetase, which produces MKILKILTLRGPNYWSIRRQKLIVMRLDLEDLAERTTDTIPGFYETLSELLPSIEDHFCSPGHRGGFLKRVKEGTLLGHVIEHVALELQTLAGMEVGFGRARSTATAGVYNVVFEYKDERAGRYAARAAVRMCTSIVETGRYPLAELEQDLTDLEDLRDEAALGPSTEALIREAERRYIPWDQLSARAMIRFGTGVHQKRVQATLTDNSGILGVELACDKEGTKTILADAGIPVPRGTVIHYLDELEDAIADVGGYPVVIKPLDGNHGRGITINIDDWQDAEAAYDAASEESKTRSVIVERYYEGQDHRVLVIDGKLVAVAERVPAHVVGDGQSTIAELVDDVNQDPRRGDGHDNILTRLKLDNTSLQWLDRQGLDAHSIPERGQVCYLRATANLSTGGIAIDRTDEIHPENRWIAERVAKIIGLDIIGMDIVTSDISRPLRETDGVIVEVNAAPGFRMHVSPSEGTPRNVAKPVLDMLFPPGTPHSVPIISITGTNGKTTTTRLIAHICKQTGQVVGYTTTDGTYIGDFLAEAGDNTGPQSAGLILGDPTVEMAVLETARGGILRSGLAFEEANVGVVLNVAADHLGIGDIDTIEQMASVKAVVAEAVHPDGYAVLNADDVLVAGMAKNLRSHIAYFSMNPDNEIVRSHVENGGKAAVYQDGYLTVLDGGSMVRIAKADEVPLTLKGMAPFMIANALAACIATYVQGVELEAIRAGLATFKASVDQTPGRMNLFDLGDFHALVDYAHNAASYEALGGFVRNWPGSCIGVIGGPGDRRDEDFVELGRLSAEIFDQIIVKEDDDTRGRPRGDAADWICKGIQEVNPDARYESILSEEKAINIALDEAPKDSLVVILPESVSRAIRLIRERHPVEDA